GCACCGTGGCGATGTCGGCGGCGCCCATCGGCAGGCCGGGATGGCCCGATTTCGCCTTCTCGACAGCGTCCATCGAGAGGCCACGGATCGCGTTGGCCATGCGGGTGTGGTCGACTTGCGTCATGTCTGAAATCCGTCTGAAATGAGGCGCTTGGCGGTGGTGTGGGCCGCGTGGGAGGAGCCTGGCGGCCGCGAAAGGCAGGGCTGGGATAGCACCTCGGTTCCGGGAGTCCAAGGCAATCAAACGTCGGTTTGGCCGTAAAAGTTGCTTAGCAGTGCATAGTTTCGCGGCGGCGTTGCGCTTGGCTAGCTTGCCACGTAAATTTCTGCTTCTAACCGCTTGCCGAACCGAGTCTTTTGCCGGCCGGCAAGCTCTTGAGGTAAAGGCCACGGGCAAAGCCCACAGGGTTCCGCCGCTGACTGCATGAACGATCGCGTTTCCAAAAGCTCTGCCATGACGGAGTCCTCGGCCGTCGAGATCGAGATCGCGACCCGCAGACTCACGGCGGCGCTCGACGCGCTCGAAAGCGCGGTCGAGCGGCGGCGCGATGCCGACCGCGACGAGAACGAGCTGGCGACGCGAATCCAGGCGCTGGGCGCGGACCGCTCACGCCTTGCCGACGAGCTCGACGGCGCGCTGGTGAAGGCGCGCAAGCTCGAGCGCGCCAACCGCGAGATCTCCGATCGGCTGGATTCCGCGATCGTCACGATACGCTCGGTGCTCGATACCGGAGAGGACGGATGAGCCACATCAACGTCACCATCAATGCGCGGCAATACCGCATGGCCTGCGAGGAGGGCCAGGAGGTGCGGCTGCTCAAGCTCGCCGAAAGCCTGGAGACGCGGATTCAGTCGCTGCGCGGAAAATTCGGCGAGATCGGCGATGCGCGCCTCACCGTGATGGCGGCGCTGACCGTCTGCGACGAACTGGTCGACGCCGGCAACCGCATCCGCACCATGGAGCAGGAGCTGATCGAATTGCGGGATTTCCGCAACGCCGCCGTCGAGCGCGCGAGGCTGACCCAGACCGCCGTGGTGAATGCGCTGAACTCGGCAGCCGAACGTATCGAGAAGTCGACCCAGGTGCTGAACAGGACCGTCGGGAATGGGATTGCGATCGGCTGATAGCGGTTAGAACGAAGGGGCACGAGCCGGCGAAGGTGCCCACCTCTCCCCGTTGGGGAGAGGTGAACACCGAGCCAGAGCCGGGCTGGCGATTCGTCAGTATCGTTGTTACATTGCGCAAGCGAGGCTGCGACGCGCGTCCGGAGCCATATATCCCCGGGGCCTTATCGATCCTTTAGGGAACTGTCCCTGGCCGGGCCCGTGGGCCCGGACATATGGTGCCCACCTACTTTCGTAGGGAACTCCGGGATCGAGTGCTTCAACGGCGTCCGCGGCTTCGCACTTTGGTTTGCTTGGTTGTGCTTGTTGAAACGACTGCGGCCAATTCAACAGGTGTCATGCCCCGCCGAGTGCGCACTTGCGCACGGAGGACCGGGGCATCCAGTACGCCGCGGCCTTTGTGTGTGAATCACCATCGCCTCTGGAATACTGGATCACCCGCCTTCGCGGGTGATGACGAAGGGACCGGGCCCTTATGACCAATACAAAATCCGAACTCCGCGCCAGAGCCCTCGCGGCGCGCGACGCGCTGAGCGAGAAGAAGCGCGCCGCCGCCGCCGCAAAACTCGCCAGGCGCGGGCTGCCGTTCGAGCTGCTGCCCGGCAGTATCGTCTCCGGCTATTCGCCGATCCGCAGCGAGATCGATCCGATGCCGTTGATGGCGAAGCTCGCCGAACAGGGCGCCAGGCTGGCGCTGCCTTGCGTCACCGCACGTGGCCAGTCGCTGGTCTTCCGCGTCTTCCATCCGCACGACCGTCTGATGCTCGGTCCGCTCGGCATTCCCGAGCCGTCGCCGGCGGCGGCCGAAGTCATTCCCGACGTCATGCTGACGCCGCTCGCGGCCTTCGACCGTCTCGGCCACCGCATCGGCTATGGTGCGGGGCACTACGACTTCACCTTCGCTCACTTGCGCAAGGCCAAGCAGATCGTCGGCATCGGGCTCGCGTTTGCAGCGCAGGAGATCAAGGCGGTTCCGGCATTGGCCCACGACGTGGCGCTGGATTATGTGCTAACGGAATCGGACGTGTTCGATTTCCGGAGTTCTGAAGTTGCGCATTCTCTTCGTGGGTGATGTCGTCGGCCGCAGCGGTCGCAATGCCATCGCCGAATATCTGCCCGGCATGGTCAGGGACTGGTCGCTCGATTTCGTCGTCGTCAACGGCGAGAACTCGGCCGGAGGCTTCGGCATCACGGAAGCGATCTACCAGGAGTTTCTCGACGCCGGCGCCGATGCGGTGACGCTCGGCAACCACTCCTGGGACCAGCGCGAAGCCCTCGTCTTCATCGAGCGCGCCGAGCGCCTGGTGCGGCCGGCGAACTATCCGCGCGGCACGCCCGGCCGCGGCGCCGCCCTGGTCGAGACCAAGAACGGCAAGCATGCGCTGGTCGTCAACGCGCTCGGGCGCGTCTTCATGACCCCGTTCGACGATCCCTTCGCGGCGCTGGAGCGCGAACTCGGCGCCTGCCCGCTCGGTGTCGCCGCCGACGCCATCGTGGTCGATTTCCATTGCGAGGCGTCCAGCGAGAAGCAGGGCATCGGCTTCTTCTGCGACGGCCGCGCCAGCCTCGTCGTCGGCACGCATACGCATGTGCCGACCGCCGATCACCAGATCCTCGCGGGCGGCACCGCCTACATGACCGACGCCGGCATGACCGGCGACTACGACTCCATCATCGGCATGCAGAAGGAAGAGCCGCTGCGGCGGTTCACGTCGGGCATTCCGTCGGGCCGGTTCGAGCCGGCCGCGGGCGTTGCGACGCTCAGCGGCGTGGCGGTGGAGACGGATGATGCGACGGGCCTCGCACTGAAGGTTGCGCCGGTGCGTGTTGGCGGAAGGCTGGAGCCGGCGACGCCGAAATTCTGGTTGAGTTGAACTTCTGTACGGCAAACGCCGCAGCCCCTTCTCCCCTTGTGGGAGAAGGTGGCGCGAAGCGCCGGATGAGGGGTTCTCTCCGCGCACTCAATTGAGAGTGGGACTCGCGGAGAGAACCCCTCACCCGGCTTCGCTTCGCGAAGCCACCCTCTCCCGCAAGGGGAGAGGGTGCAGTGGTCCTAACCGGCTACATGGGTAACAGAATAGACCGGCGACATGGGTAACAGGTCAACTGTCGGCAGGGAGGACCCTGCCGATGGGTTGGAAGGAGACCTGTGCCGTGGAAGAGCGGATGCGCTTTATGGTGGCGGTTGAGAAGGGCGAGGAGTCGTTTGCCGCGATCTGCCGGCGGTTCGATGTAAGCCGCCGGATTGGATACAAGTGGCTGGCGCGCTTCGAAGAGGAAGGGGTTGCCGGTCTGCTCGACCGTTCGCGAGCGCCGGCGCATCATCCGCAAGCAATTGTCCCGAAGGTCGCGGAGCGCTGCCTCGAGGTGCGTCGGGCACATCCGACCTGGGGGCCGAGGAAGGTTCGGGCCTATTTGAAGCGCGCCGCGCCCAAAACGGCTTGGCCGGCGACGAGCACGATCGGGGAGCTGTTCGACCGCGAGGGGTTGACGGTGAAGCGCAAGCTGCGCCGGCGTAGCCCGCCATCGAGTGCGCCGTTTGCCGGTTGCGAGGCCGCCAACGACGTCTGGTGCATCGACTTCAAGGGTTGGTTCCTGACCGGCGACGGCAAGCGGTGTGAACCGCTGACGTTGACCGACGCTCATAGCCGCTACCTGTTGCGCTGCCAGGCCCTCTCCCGGACGGATACCGACCATGTCTGGCCGGTGCTGGATGCGGCCTTCCGCGAGTTCGGGCTGCCCCGTTACCTGCGGTCGGACAACGGCTCTCCCTTTGCGTCGACCGGCGCGGGCGGGCTGTCGCAACTGTCGGTGAAACTGATCAAGGCCGGCGTGACGCCGGAACGCATTGCCCCGGGCAAGCCGCAGCAGAACGGCCGTCACGAGCGCATGCATCTCACTCTGTTGCAGGATGTGGCCAATCCGCCGGCGCACAGCATGCGCGAACAACTGAAGCGACTACGCAGCTTCCAGCGGCTCTACAACGAAGAACGTCCGCACCAGTCACTCGACGATGCGACGCCGGCCGAGCGCTATCGAGCTTCACCGCGACGCTTCGACGGCATCCTGCGCTCGCCGGAGTATGGAGATCGGGAGGTGCGCCGGGTTCGGCACAACGGAGAGATCAAACTCGACGGCAAGTTCATCTACATCACCGCAGCTCTGGCGGGTGAGCCGGTCGGCCTGGCTGAAGCTGAAGATGGCTGGATAGTCAGCTACGGCCCGATCACGCTCGGCACCATCGCTCACCATGCAGACGAACTGCGACGCCCTAAACGCAAAGGCCGTGGACTTGGGGACAACGCTGCGCGTTGCCCCCAGGGTCCACAGCCCCAACAACAACAGACCTGAACGAAACGAGAATTGTGTTACCCATGTCGTCGGTTTGATCTGTTACCTATGTCGCCGGTTGCTCACAGTGTTCGTCTGCGCGATACCTACTCTGCCGTCTGCTCCCTCAACTCCGCCACGTCCTTCGCCGTCAGCTTCGAACCCTTGGTCCCGAACCGCGCCGTGACGTAGTTCGCCACCGCGGCGATCTCGTCGTCGGTATAGGCATTGCCGAACGCCGGCATCGACAGCGCACCATCGGGCGTATGCCTGACGGTGCCTGAGATCACGATCTGCGCGACGTTCGTGGCGGCGGGGTCGTTGACGGCCCAGGTGCCGGTGAGCGTCGCCATCGGCGATACCGGGCTTTCGCCGCTCCAGCCGTGACAACTGGCGCAGGCGCTGGCGAAAACTTTCTTGCCGCGTGCGTCTGCCGTGACGCCGTCCTTGTGCGAGGCGGGCGCGACCGGCGCCGTGCCAGCGGCAAGGTCTGGCGAGGATACCGGAGGAACGCTACGCAAATAGGCGACGATGGAACGGATATCCTCCGGCGCGAACTGACTGAAGCTGTGGTCGACGGCTTCGCCCATCGGACCCGAGGCCGAACCGTGACCCGATGCGTGGCCGAGTGAGAGATACGAGATCAGATCCGCATCGCTCCAGTTGCCGAGGCCGGTCGCCTTGTCGGAGGAGATGTTGAAGGCGCGCCAGCCGGCGGTGATGGCGCCGGCGAACTTCTTGCGGTTGTCGAGCGCGAAGCCGAGATTGCGTGGCGTATGACACTCGCCGCAATGTGCCAGCGCTTCCGCCAGATATGCGCCGCGATTCCACTCCGGGCTTTCCGACGTATCGGGCGCAAAGCGCGTGTCCGGATTGAACACGGCCGACCAGACAATCATTGCCCAGCGCTGGTTGAACGGGAATGACAGCGTGTTGTCAGGCACTTTCGCGCGCACTGCCGGCAGGCTGAACAGATAGGCCTTCACCGCCAGCACGTCCTCGTCGCTCATGTAGGTGTAGGACGTGTAGGGCATCGCCGGGTAGAGCCGGGCACCGTCACGGCGCTTGCCGCGCTGGACTGCGTCCAAAAAGTCCTGGTCGCTGTAATTGCCGATGCCGGTGTCCTTGTCCGGCGTGATGTTGGTCGAATACAGCGTGCCGAACGGCAGCTTGAAGGCGAGTCCGCCGGAATAGCCCTTCTCGCCCGGCTTGGTGTGGCAGACCATGCAGTCGGCGGCCTTGGCAAGATATTCGCCGCGCTCGACAAGGCTCGCCTTCTCGAGCCTGGCCGGCACGCCGGTGGGCTTGCCGGCGCGGTAGTCCGCGAGCGCCACCTTGGTGCCGCCTGCGAAATCGAGCGGGCCGGGCCCGCGGATGATGAAGACGCCGAGCGCCACCGCGACGATGGCGATCACGACGAGGCTCGCAAGGATACGCATTGTCCTGATCATGCCTTCTTCCCCGCAGCCAGCAGTTTCCGATCGATGGGCAAGCGCCGCAGCGCTACGCCGGTAGCGGCGTAAATCGCGTTTCGGAGCGCCGGCGGTCCGGCGTTGACGCCGGCCTCACCGATGCCGCCGGGCGCTTCGCCGCTCTTGACCACGATGACCTCGACCTTCGGGGTCTCGTTGATGCGCATCATGCGGTAGTCGTGGAAGTTCGATTGCTGCACGCGGCCCTTGTCGATGGTGATCTCGCCGTAGAGCGCGGCGGTGAGACCGAAGATCAGTCCGCCCTCGATCTGCGCCTTCACCGTGTCGGGGTTGACCGCGATGCCGGTGTCGACCACGGAGGTGACGCGGCGAAGCACGATCTCGCCGACGTCGTCGATCTCGGCTTCCACCACGGTCGCGATGAAGCTCGCGAATGACGGCTGCACGCAGACGCCGCGGCCGACGCGCGGCGGCAGCGGTTGGCCCCAGCCGGACTTTTCAGCCACCTGGTTGAGCACCGCGAGCATGCGCGGGTTCCTGGTCAGCATGGCCCGGCGGAATTCGATCGGGTCCTTGCCGGCCTTGCGCGCGAGCTCGTCCATGGCGCATTCGATCGCGAACACGTTGTTGTTCGGACCGACGCCGCGCCAGAAGCCGGTCGGCACCGCAGGCGGCTCGGCGCGGACATATTCGACGTGGAAATTGGCGAAGTCGTAGGGCGCGTCGACGGCGGCGTCGACTGCGTCGATGTCGATGCCCTTCTGAAAAGCCGGCGGCAGCCAGCGCGCAATCACGGCGGAGCCCGCGATCTTGTACTTCCAGGCTGCGACCTTGCCATCGACCAGCGACGCCGTGATCTGGTCGCGATAGACAGGCCGGTAGACGTCGTGCTGGATGTCCTCCTCGCGGGTCCAGATCACCTTGACGGGATAGTCGACCTGTTTTGCGATCTTCACGGCCGCGATCACCATGTCCGGCTCGAGCTTGCGGCCGAAGCCGCCGCCGAGCAGGTGCTGGTTGACGATCACCTTCTCGACGGGAAGGCCGGCGGCCTTTGCCGCTTCCGACTGCACCCGCGTCATGATCTGCGTGCCGGTCCAGATCTCGCAGGAGTCTTTCGTGACATGCACGGTGGCGTTGATCGGCTCCATCGAGGCATGTGCGAGGAACGGCAGCTCGTAAGCCGCCTCGAACTTGTCGCCGGTGGCGAGAGCCTTGGCGATGTCGCCGGTGGATTTGGCGACCGCGCCGTCTTTTGCGCTGGCATCGCGCAGGTTCTGCCAGATGTCGTTGGTGGTGATTTTGGCGTTCGGGCCTTCGTTCCACTCGATGTCGAGCGCTTCGAGACCTTTCTTCGCCGCCCACATGTGATCGCCGATCACCGCGACGGCGTCGTCGAGCACGACGACCTTGCGCACGCCGGCGACCTTCATCGCGGCGCTGTCGTCGACCTTGCCGACCTTGCCGCCGAACACGGGACAATTGGCGATCGCGGCGATCTTCATGTCGGGCAGGATCGCGTCGATGCCGTAGAGCGCCTTGCCATTGACCTTGTCGGGCGTGTCGAGCCGCTTCAGCGGCTGGCCGATCAGGACGAAGTCCTTGGGATCCTTGATCGCGACGTCCTTCTGCGGCGTCTGGCCCTGCACGGCGAGCGCCAGCTCGCCATAGCCGAGCTTGCGGCCGCTGGCGGCATGGGTAACCTCGCCCTTCGAGGCCGTGCAGCTTGCGGGTTCGACGCCCCATTGGCTGGCAGCAGCCTGCACCAGCATCGCGCGCGCGGTGGCGCCGGCCTTGCGCAGCGGCAGCCACCAGGCGCGGATCGAGTTGGAATTGCCGGTGACCTGGAGGCCGAAGGTCGGGTTGGCGTAGAGCTTGTCGTTGGGCGGCGCGTGCTGCACCTCGACCTTGCTCCAGTCGGCATCCAGCTCTTCGGCGATCACGGCCGAGATCGAGGTGTAGGTGCCCTGGCCCATCTCGACCTGCGGCATCATCAGTACGGTGCGGCCGGTCTCGTCGATGCGGATGAAGGCGTTGGGCGCGAATTTGCCGTCGGTCGCATCCTTCTGCATCGGCTCGTTCGGAGCGGCGCGCAGCGGCAGATGGAAGGCGAGCAGGAAACCGGTGGCGAGGCCGCCGGTCAGAAGCGTGCGACGGGAAACGTTGTCGGGTGCATTCATGGCTGATCTCACGACTGACGGCCGGACGCGGCGAGCTTGATGGCCTCGCGGATGCGCACATAGGTGCCGCAGCGGCAGATGTTGCCCGCCATCGCGGCGTCGATATCGGCGTCGTCAGGGTTGGGTGTTGCCGCCAGAAGGGCTGCGGCCGACATGATCTGGCCGGACTGGCAATAGCCGCACTGGATCACTTCGGCCTCCAGCCAGGCCTTCTGCACCTTGGCGCCCGCAGGTGTGCTGCCGACGTGCTCGATGGTGGTGATGGCGCGGTTCGCCACCGCGCTGACCGGCAGCACGCAGGAGCGCACCGCCTTGCCGTCGACATGCACGGTGCAGGCGCCGCATTGCGCGATGCCGCAGCCGAATTTGGTGCCGGTCATTCCGAGGATGTCGCGCAGCACCCACAGCAGCGGCATTTCCGGTGGCGCGTCGAACGATTTCGTTTCGCCGTTGATGGTAAGAGTTGTTGCCATGTGCATCCCCTTCTTCGCCTGATCGCTGGCGGCGATCCAGTCGGCGAACTCGCGCGCGACCATAATCATACCGATGCGAAACGATGAAGCTTTCAAATTCGCAGCAATGCATATCTGCGCAGCTGGTGCGTCAGGCCATGACGTTCACGAATTTGTGCGGCGATCCGTGCGAAGGTTTTGGGCTAATTGATATGATAAGCGTCATTTTCTGACGCATTTTCGTCATCCGCGCCGTCGACCGCCGCAGATGATCGTGCGAACGCGCAAGATCATGCGATGACGAAATTCGTGCGATTGGGAAATGGCGCGGTGAGCGCGATGCGTCCGACGGGATCACTCGCATCGGCTCGCTCATGATTTCGGAATAATGGCACTATGCGCCTGTTTTGCCCGACGGGTCAACGTCTGCATTCAGTTCTTGGCAAGTCGAAGTCAGGATGACGCGGCGTCGGCAGGGACTGCCTCTCCCGTTTGCGGGGGAGGCAAAAAGTCCCGCGGCTACTGTGCATGGGTTGTTTTCGAGATTTGACTCAGCTCTGCCGGAAACCCATCCGGAACGCGCCCCAGTGCTTGCCGCGGATCATGATCGGCGAGGACAGATCCTTCATCAGCACGAACTGCCCGCCGCCCATGTCGCGGCGATAGGTCTGGAGCAGGAAAGGCTTTGTGTTGGCCGCGACCTTCTTCACCGCGCGATCGGAGAACAGGCGGCGGTTCCGGCAATTGGCGTTGTTCCAGACCGGGTCCTTGCCTTGCGGCAGCCGGTAGTTCGGATTGTGCGTCGGAAGGTACCCGCCCTTGGCCCAGGCCACGCAGAACACGATGCGGGGGTCCGACTTCTGGATCGGGTCCTGGATCGCGGGCAGCACGCGGTCGGTGAAGTCGACATAGGCGGTGGTGTACTGTCTTGGGTCGGTGCCCGAGATCTCCCGGTAATTCTCGTCCATGAGCTTGTCGAGCGTGATCTCGCCGCGCTCGATCGCGGCCTCGAACTCGGCCGAGATCCGCTTGGCTGTGTCGACGACGACGCGGATCAGCGGCGCATCCGACGTCTCGACGCCGCTGTCGGCGATCAGCGCGATCAGGCCTTCGGAGGTGTCGAGCAGTTTCGTCACGCGCTGGTCGGCGCTCTTGAGATCGCGCGAGGAGAGGTCGACGCCCCTGGCGAGTTCGTTGAGCTCGCTGATCACGGTGTCGCAATGGCCGAGATTGGAGGTCGCCGCGCGGGTGACGCTGTCGATCTCCGCCTCCACCGAGGCGAAGCCCTGCTGGACGCGCGAGATGATGCCGGAGATCGCTTGCGCGCCTTCGCCCGCGGTCTTGGCGCGCTGCGAGGCGTCGCTGCTCTCGCCGATCAGGCCTTCGATCTGGCCGTCGAGATCGCGCACGGTGTCGGAGATCAGGTGCGTGGCCTGGCGGGTCGCCTCCGCGAGGTTCTTGACCTCGCTCGCGACCACGGCGAAGCCGCGGCCGGCATTGCCGGCACGCGCGGCTTCGATGGTTGCGTTGAGGGCCAGCAAATTGGTCTGCTTGGCGATCGCCTCGATCGAGCCGGAGACCTTTGCCACTTGCGCCAGCGCGGAGCCGACGGCGGAGAGGCGCGCCTCGATCCGCTCCACGGCCGCGACGAGTTCGGAGAT
The genomic region above belongs to Bradyrhizobium sp. CCBAU 53338 and contains:
- a CDS encoding molybdopterin cofactor-binding domain-containing protein, which codes for MNAPDNVSRRTLLTGGLATGFLLAFHLPLRAAPNEPMQKDATDGKFAPNAFIRIDETGRTVLMMPQVEMGQGTYTSISAVIAEELDADWSKVEVQHAPPNDKLYANPTFGLQVTGNSNSIRAWWLPLRKAGATARAMLVQAAASQWGVEPASCTASKGEVTHAASGRKLGYGELALAVQGQTPQKDVAIKDPKDFVLIGQPLKRLDTPDKVNGKALYGIDAILPDMKIAAIANCPVFGGKVGKVDDSAAMKVAGVRKVVVLDDAVAVIGDHMWAAKKGLEALDIEWNEGPNAKITTNDIWQNLRDASAKDGAVAKSTGDIAKALATGDKFEAAYELPFLAHASMEPINATVHVTKDSCEIWTGTQIMTRVQSEAAKAAGLPVEKVIVNQHLLGGGFGRKLEPDMVIAAVKIAKQVDYPVKVIWTREEDIQHDVYRPVYRDQITASLVDGKVAAWKYKIAGSAVIARWLPPAFQKGIDIDAVDAAVDAPYDFANFHVEYVRAEPPAVPTGFWRGVGPNNNVFAIECAMDELARKAGKDPIEFRRAMLTRNPRMLAVLNQVAEKSGWGQPLPPRVGRGVCVQPSFASFIATVVEAEIDDVGEIVLRRVTSVVDTGIAVNPDTVKAQIEGGLIFGLTAALYGEITIDKGRVQQSNFHDYRMMRINETPKVEVIVVKSGEAPGGIGEAGVNAGPPALRNAIYAATGVALRRLPIDRKLLAAGKKA
- a CDS encoding (2Fe-2S)-binding protein; this encodes MATTLTINGETKSFDAPPEMPLLWVLRDILGMTGTKFGCGIAQCGACTVHVDGKAVRSCVLPVSAVANRAITTIEHVGSTPAGAKVQKAWLEAEVIQCGYCQSGQIMSAAALLAATPNPDDADIDAAMAGNICRCGTYVRIREAIKLAASGRQS
- a CDS encoding DUF4164 domain-containing protein, with the translated sequence MTESSAVEIEIATRRLTAALDALESAVERRRDADRDENELATRIQALGADRSRLADELDGALVKARKLERANREISDRLDSAIVTIRSVLDTGEDG
- a CDS encoding methyl-accepting chemotaxis protein, which gives rise to MSLAQLAVMDTASNRTLAERLIDQLADRIGGLGVELADIAGNVQEVANRVANQSDRFHHLQKTAETMVSANHDIANASQAVQSTTSAAVGEIAQSRSAVDTAVSHISELVAAVERIEARLSAVGSALAQVAKVSGSIEAIAKQTNLLALNATIEAARAGNAGRGFAVVASEVKNLAEATRQATHLISDTVRDLDGQIEGLIGESSDASQRAKTAGEGAQAISGIISRVQQGFASVEAEIDSVTRAATSNLGHCDTVISELNELARGVDLSSRDLKSADQRVTKLLDTSEGLIALIADSGVETSDAPLIRVVVDTAKRISAEFEAAIERGEITLDKLMDENYREISGTDPRQYTTAYVDFTDRVLPAIQDPIQKSDPRIVFCVAWAKGGYLPTHNPNYRLPQGKDPVWNNANCRNRRLFSDRAVKKVAANTKPFLLQTYRRDMGGGQFVLMKDLSSPIMIRGKHWGAFRMGFRQS
- a CDS encoding integrase core domain-containing protein — protein: MGWKETCAVEERMRFMVAVEKGEESFAAICRRFDVSRRIGYKWLARFEEEGVAGLLDRSRAPAHHPQAIVPKVAERCLEVRRAHPTWGPRKVRAYLKRAAPKTAWPATSTIGELFDREGLTVKRKLRRRSPPSSAPFAGCEAANDVWCIDFKGWFLTGDGKRCEPLTLTDAHSRYLLRCQALSRTDTDHVWPVLDAAFREFGLPRYLRSDNGSPFASTGAGGLSQLSVKLIKAGVTPERIAPGKPQQNGRHERMHLTLLQDVANPPAHSMREQLKRLRSFQRLYNEERPHQSLDDATPAERYRASPRRFDGILRSPEYGDREVRRVRHNGEIKLDGKFIYITAALAGEPVGLAEAEDGWIVSYGPITLGTIAHHADELRRPKRKGRGLGDNAARCPQGPQPQQQQT
- a CDS encoding 5-formyltetrahydrofolate cyclo-ligase, with protein sequence MTNTKSELRARALAARDALSEKKRAAAAAKLARRGLPFELLPGSIVSGYSPIRSEIDPMPLMAKLAEQGARLALPCVTARGQSLVFRVFHPHDRLMLGPLGIPEPSPAAAEVIPDVMLTPLAAFDRLGHRIGYGAGHYDFTFAHLRKAKQIVGIGLAFAAQEIKAVPALAHDVALDYVLTESDVFDFRSSEVAHSLRG
- a CDS encoding cytochrome c, yielding MIRTMRILASLVVIAIVAVALGVFIIRGPGPLDFAGGTKVALADYRAGKPTGVPARLEKASLVERGEYLAKAADCMVCHTKPGEKGYSGGLAFKLPFGTLYSTNITPDKDTGIGNYSDQDFLDAVQRGKRRDGARLYPAMPYTSYTYMSDEDVLAVKAYLFSLPAVRAKVPDNTLSFPFNQRWAMIVWSAVFNPDTRFAPDTSESPEWNRGAYLAEALAHCGECHTPRNLGFALDNRKKFAGAITAGWRAFNISSDKATGLGNWSDADLISYLSLGHASGHGSASGPMGEAVDHSFSQFAPEDIRSIVAYLRSVPPVSSPDLAAGTAPVAPASHKDGVTADARGKKVFASACASCHGWSGESPVSPMATLTGTWAVNDPAATNVAQIVISGTVRHTPDGALSMPAFGNAYTDDEIAAVANYVTARFGTKGSKLTAKDVAELREQTAE
- a CDS encoding cell division protein ZapA, which translates into the protein MSHINVTINARQYRMACEEGQEVRLLKLAESLETRIQSLRGKFGEIGDARLTVMAALTVCDELVDAGNRIRTMEQELIELRDFRNAAVERARLTQTAVVNALNSAAERIEKSTQVLNRTVGNGIAIG
- a CDS encoding TIGR00282 family metallophosphoesterase, with amino-acid sequence MRILFVGDVVGRSGRNAIAEYLPGMVRDWSLDFVVVNGENSAGGFGITEAIYQEFLDAGADAVTLGNHSWDQREALVFIERAERLVRPANYPRGTPGRGAALVETKNGKHALVVNALGRVFMTPFDDPFAALERELGACPLGVAADAIVVDFHCEASSEKQGIGFFCDGRASLVVGTHTHVPTADHQILAGGTAYMTDAGMTGDYDSIIGMQKEEPLRRFTSGIPSGRFEPAAGVATLSGVAVETDDATGLALKVAPVRVGGRLEPATPKFWLS